Part of the Zonotrichia albicollis isolate bZonAlb1 chromosome 2, bZonAlb1.hap1, whole genome shotgun sequence genome, CCTTTCAACTCATCTATGCTGGCATAAATGAAAATACTTGTTCTTTGACAAGTTGTGAATCAAAAGCTTTTTATGTATGGACAGGTTTTGTtccctcctggtcactctgggCGTAATTATGCCGCAGTGCTTTCACTTTACTGTTTTTTGTGGACTAATTAATTGTATATAAACATAAGAAATACCCTGTGGGGTCAGCCCAGCTGTCCTTCTGCTGTTCTGCCTGCAGCAGTGAGAACAGGAGATGCTACTCAGAAATAATCCCCAACTCTGGccacctcctgcagcccattccATAAGCATTCCCCCAGCACCTAGAGCTGCTGAACTAGGGATGTGAGCTTGTGCATGCACCTCTAATAGTTTTTCTGGTAGCTTTCCATGTACCTGTTTCCATGCCTTTCCCTGGTGCTGTTTGCAGCCCGCTCTCCCTGTCCATCCTCGCAGCGCCGGTGGGAGAAGGTGCTCATGTTCACTGCACACTGAGGGCAGAGGAGCCTCTCAGTCCTGCACTAAAGGCACTCCTAGGAGCAGCTCACCTTGGGGAAACAGCACTGCTCTCACCTGAAATGCCTTTCTTTGACTCAGGTTGGTTGGCTTTTTTCTAAGTTTGTTCGGACTTAAAAAGTCTTGATTGTCTGCCCCTGTGTGTCCTGTCTCAAACCATAAATGCATTTATATTGCTGCACAAATTATGTCtatttttgtttccaacaccAAAAGTTGTTGCTACTGTAAGAtttattttgttccttttcctgTTCCACATCCCCTTTTGACTTgtgtttttcaaaaaaaatcatgttAATATTAACCACAGGTATTTTAACTTGCATAGTGTTTTCCATCctcattttccctttctgctaaTTTAAATAAAGTACTTACATGTTCCTAGGACTGTTTTTGATTTCTCCATTCCATGGAGAGGAATGAGCCACTACGTGTTGAATAGTAAACCATCAAAATTTCCTTGTTTTTATTTATACTTTTCCTGACTTTTTCCTCTTACCACACACCATACTGTTCTAGGAGCACAATTAATGGCACAGCTCACCCCTTCCCTCTCCAGACAAATTAGAATTTTTTGAATTGGCTTCTTACCTGGGCACACCAAGGAGGAGAATTTACTCTTTTTTTGGCTGGCCATGTGCATAGTGTGACTGGCACAgtacagctgctgctggtgctacAACTGAGATCACTCCAGAATGAACAGAATGGGGAAACCTCTGCCTCACAGCTTTCTGTTATGGTTTTTTCACAGCATTTATAAACAAGGGCAGAATTCCTTAAGTGGTCTCTTTTTCACTGCATTGTGATAAAATAGCATTATAAATTAATCTGTATATGTATGTAATTTTAAGTGTatgtgtatttctttttttccaggaaacCTCATTGCAGATTTTCCTCATGTGCTGAACATTCACACATTTTCCTCTACATGACCAGTGCCACTTATTAGTCAATGTATTGTGAACCTTTTGATATGGCTCCAGGTGCTGATCCCTGGACACAATATGTCTAAGaatttaaaagtgaaaactatcagTGCCAAGATAAATCAGTGAGTGAAAGTCTCTGAACATGGAGGCATATGAACACAGAGAGTATCAAATGTTGTTTTACATTAAAGCAACCTCTGAAGGAGACCCTTCTGAGAAATAACAATGCTGTCTTGCTAAAACCAACTTTGATCAGTCTGAATCCCTTTGCCCACTGTATTCCAAATTTAGCAAACACCTGAAATTCTTTTGCTGATACTTTTTCAAATGGCAGGATTAATCTCTAATGGTTCATATCCTCCTAAACCAGTAAAGCAAGTCACAGTCTAGAAATTACAGTTCTCTGTGGTCACAAGAGGCCAGATAACacacagggagagctgctgggcttAAATCTAGTCATGGTTATGTCAGGTGGGCCCTGCCAAAACACTTGCAGTGTCAGCAGTGTCATATCTGTGTTGCTGGCTTGCAATCAAAGCTGTGCTGTCACTCAGCACCTCTGCTCTAGGGCACACGTTCTCTCTAGCCCTGGTCCCCACTCAAAGAGTGGGCTCAGTACAAACATCCTAGCAACAGCAGGCACCTGTCAACAAGACCTGCCAAAGAAATGCCATTTCATATTTACCTTTTGTACTTTAGACACCTTTTAAGCATCTAGCTGACCCTTTCCTAATATTTCACAGGTGCAAAATGAAAACAGCATGTTCTAACTACTTTTTCAACCAAGCTTGGAACTAAAGAGTCTCCAGTTCCTTCAGACCTGTGGCCCAAAACATTTGCTATGGCACGTGTGACAGTCATTCATGTCCTGCTGATATTGAGCTTTTTCCAACATAAGAAACTGTTTTCCACAGTCCTGGCAAGTGGAAAAGAAGACATAAAGGGTAAGTAGACTATTAGCAGTTCATCCCAGGCTAACATTCCCAGATTTCTAATCTGAACTTGTCAAGGCACTTTCTACGGCCCATAGGGAGAAACAGAGACCTACAGAAGGGGAGGTGTCCAAGACAGGCAAAAGTGAGTCAATTAATTTTGAGAGCTGCAAAGAGCATCATGATTCCCATTGCTGAAAGTCATATTCAGCAAAGCTCAGAAATTCCTGCTCCACGCAAGAGCAGAGGTCCTGACAGAGCTACTGGGCATGCAAGCCTTGCTGAGAGATAATTCCTTAGTGTACACAGTGGGTGATCCTCTCTCTATGTAATATCATTGTAATTGCAGATGCACTTAGGCTGCATAATGTTATGTGGGCCACCAAGGATGATTCAAGAGTCATTTTGTCCTGGAACAACAACCTGACAAAAGAAGAAACCAAGAAATACACCGTGAAGTATATTTTGAGTTATAAGTTCTTCAATACCACTAAGGAGAGGAAAGTAAGTTCTTCAGAGGTTGCTCATAGTGTAAAGTGAAGTAATATATTGTATTATTCAGTAGATGAGTTTGCATAATTTCCCTTTCAATACTTAGAACTGTCTACCTTCATGGAGTTTCTTCCTCCTCCTAGGAAAGactgcaggagaaggaaaagataATACATCTTCAATTACACTCTGGTTTTAATGCTAAAGTTAAGACACAACTTTTtgcaaaagaaacagaagacaTAATTAAGGAGAGTGACTGGACAGAACTTACTTACAAGGCACCTCCAGGTCAGCTATTTCCTGCTTGTTGTTTGGACATCCAAGCATTTATGATAATTTCCTGTCTTGGAGAATTTTTGAAATCTCATTATTATCTTCTGCTACTTTTTTTGTACAGATATGTTAAGAACATGGTTCATAATATCTTGAGATATTGCAGAATTATTTCCTTTATTAGATGTGTTCAGATTCAGAAaactccagctctgctgagcaAGACGTCAGTATGACCCAAACCctattttcattttccctaGGAACTCATGTATCATGAAGATTGCCTTTTGTATCATATGATTTTAGCAATTCTTAAAAGATCagagattttaatttatttttaagtggGTTAGTAAGGCTTTGGTGTCAGTAGTAAATATGCATCCCAATTTTCACAGTCTACAAAGCAAAAATACCTGTTTTTTCTCAGATAGCACTTTTTCATGCTTCTAGAAATAAGCCAATGTAATAGGTTTGTAAAGGCAACCATCATGTTGTTATTAGGAAATCAATGTTCATTCAACATGACTCTTTCTTTTTACCATTTCTTTGTTGCAGTTTACATTCAGAATCTCTCATGCATCATATataacatttcttttttcaatTGCACCTGGCACATCAAAGCAGAAGCTCCTGAAGATATCCAGATCTTTACCTCATACAGGTAAAGGATGTTTAGCAAAATAAGTATGAAACCATGACTTTGGACCTAAgtctttgatttaaaaaaaccttCTATTTCCTTCTCACAGACATGTAGGAAAGGTTTTTGCATGCCAGCAATATATAAAAAatgcaaggaagaaaaatattggATGCTATATGAAAGAAATACATTTCCAACCatcaaggaaaataaatttaaacataACTGTGAGAAATTTGAGAAATAGTTCAAGAGTACTGTCTTATTTCAAAGCTTTCACACCTCAGAAAATAGGTAAGTATTGTCTATTACTGTATAttatgaaaattttatttattggttacttcaggaaaagcaaaaaaggTGTGATATAGTCATAATATTAATTCCAACTATTTAGGCATTCATCTTAGTGTGAATGTTGCACAAAGATTAAACAAAATGTAATAGGGATGtagactttttaatttttttgtctgaTTTAAAAACATTGTTTATctataattttaattaaaagataAAATAGGCTAATGTGAGGAAACTATTTATAACCATTGTACCCTTGTTTCTACAGTTTTTTTTTCTATCCTTTTTTTATAGTGCTGAGCAAGTGTGATTAAGAAAAAAGAACATAAATAGTCACAAGTCTCACTTATAACCTAAATTTAAGAATATGAATGTTCTCAAACATTAGtagaatttttatttattttttaagttaaaaataTCTTGGCAGTTATTTTTAATCATCAACAGTTTTGAATGATCAtataaaattacttttcctAACTTCTCTGGGAAGTTTGAATTAATCTCATGGGTAAGAAATTCACctgaaatttagcaaagattGCAGATTCAAGTGCCTTTTAAGTCTTTAACATGTTGATTGTCTTGCAGACCTGTAACCTGGGAATCAGTCATAGCTCAAGGGATcacaaaaatataatttaaaactcTAAATATTTATTCTGAGTTAGATCTCCTCTAACCTTTTCTAAGACATTAAAATTGTTTGCTTTACCTAAAGCTTCCCACTGCAATCAGAGCCAGCCATAATCTGACATAtgacaaaaggaagaaatgaaatTGCTGCCTATTCTTGACATCCTTACAGAAGGGAGAGTGGTCTGGCAGCAGTATTTTTGAGACTAAGAATAAAACTCTGCTTCTGCCTCTTGTCCAGGCTCATGTCTCTTCAGGGCTCATGGTGTGCCCCTACACCCAAAGGCTGCTGGAGcaagcacagcagctgcagggacccgTCCTGCTGCCACTCGCCCTCTCTGGGTTCCTCACAGTGCAGCCCTGCTATCCCCAGACCTCACTGACCCCGTCTGCAGAAACTTGCCAGGCACTTCTGCCTCTGCTGgcagggatttttcagaaaactcCAGATGGAGTTCTTCCTTtcacagaaatgcagcagcagctgagaagGACTGAATGCCTGGGTACTGAGCACACACTCAGCAGCAGTGCTCTAACACTTGCCATGCTAAAAAATAAACTATAGGCTTGCTCATATGAGTCCAGATATAAgctgaatatatatatatgagctGAAATCCTGGGAACTCAAATGTCCAACACTGTACTTCCTCCACAGCAAGTGCTTGCTTGCTTCTctgcaggagagagaaagagagatatTTCTTAAGCATCTGCAGCAATCTCCATGTATTGAATCAGACAATTCTCTGGCCAACAGGCTGTTGTGGGAAattgtggatgctccatccctggaagtgttcaaggacaTGTTCAATGGAGGtttgagcaacctgctctaatgGGAGGTGGCCCTGCCTATGCAGGGgatttggaactagatgatcctTAAGGCCCCttaaaacccaaacccttctaAGATTGTATGAAGACTTTGTAAGTGTCCCCACTGAAACCCCTCTCTGAGagaagaaattccatttttaaaaagtaataatacCAGTACTGAGGGTTGACAAAACACATGTATCCTACAAGACATGGAGTCAGTAGCAGACTCAAGGTCTCCTCTACACCAACACTGAGTCTGGAGAGggccttcttctccttccttctttctgccTTTCCTAGAAAGAT contains:
- the LOC106629937 gene encoding interleukin-5 receptor subunit alpha-like: MARVTVIHVLLILSFFQHKKLFSTVLASGKEDIKDALRLHNVMWATKDDSRVILSWNNNLTKEETKKYTVKYILSYKFFNTTKERKERLQEKEKIIHLQLHSGFNAKVKTQLFAKETEDIIKESDWTELTYKAPPVYIQNLSCIIYNISFFNCTWHIKAEAPEDIQIFTSYRHVGKVFACQQYIKNARKKNIGCYMKEIHFQPSRKINLNITVRNLRNSSRVLSYFKAFTPQKIEKLNPPINVSVSLENKSIKIHWKPPPTIGSAREKCFLYQVKITDHKIANVTAENYKYPFHKPGKRCAAQVRVKKEICIANKIWSEWSEPVFIHDEKTVDILLLSLTLFCSLVFLGGLLIYACRRYGCLEVLTTPVPHPSNSIKTWLADETHHQQHMSMQMEMNSEVTLGTPEENRDENIQLQKCLKEFMLEDL